A stretch of DNA from Arthrobacter globiformis:
GGGGAGTGACGCCGGACCAGGATGAGCCATCGAGCCAGAAGCCGGGAACCAGAATGATGTCCATGCCGGTACCCTACCCTTGCTGCCTGCCGCCCGGGACCCATTTGGCCGTCCGGACTTAACGCGGGCGGACTTAAATGCGTGTGCCCCCGGGAACTCCCCGGGGGCACACGCATTCAACGGCGATCAGGCCTTCGACTCAGCCAGCTCACGGTCGACGGCTGCGGGCGCCTCTTCCTCGCGGAAGGCCTCTCCGGTGCGGGGTGCGTTGTAGAGGGTTTCGTCGAGGATGCCCTGGCGCTTGGCCACAATCGTGGGTACGAGCGCCTGGCCGGCGACGTTGACCGCCGTGCGGCCCATGTCCAGGATGGGGTCGATGGCCAACAGGAGTCCGACCCCGGCCAGCGGCAGTCCCAGCGTGGAGAGGGTCAGCGTCAGCATGACGACGGCGCCGGTGGTTCCCGCCGTCGCAGCGGACCCGAGGACGGAGACCAGGGCGATGAGCAGGTACTGGCTGAAGTCGAGCTGGATCCCGAAGAACTGGGCTACAAAGATTGCTGCCACAGCCGGGTAGATTGCCGCGCAGCCGTCCATCTTGGTGGTGGCGCCCAGCGGAACGGCGAAGGAGGCGTAGCCCCGGGGAACGCCGAGGTTGCGCTCGGTGACACGCTGGGTCAGCGGCAGCGTGCCGATGGAGGAGCGGGAAACGAAGGCCAGCTGGATGGCCGGCCACGCGCCTGAGAAGTACTGCTTGACGGACAGGCCGTGCGAGCGGACCAGAACCGGGTAGACGCCGAACAGCACCAGGGCAAGGCCAATGTAGATGGCAACCGTGAACTTGCCCAGCGAGCCGATGGTGTCCCAGCCGTAGACGGCCACCGCGTTGCCGATCAGGCCTACGGTGCCCAGCGGTGCGATCCTGATGATCCACCACAGCACCTTTTGGAT
This window harbors:
- a CDS encoding dicarboxylate/amino acid:cation symporter, with amino-acid sequence MSNQTTSSTAGRPGFQLPRWAGSFGFQIIAALIVGLGLGLLAKYTGSTKANPNGLGATLQTIGSSYVSLLQTAVVPLIFTAVVSSISNLREVSNAARLAWNTLLWFAITSLVAVLIGIGLGVLLQPGANTGIPGDAEYDGKQGDWWAFLIGLFPKNFLGLGASSTVTDSGAVTTSVSFNVLQILVIAIAVGVAALKVGKQAEPFLALNASALAVIQKVLWWIIRIAPLGTVGLIGNAVAVYGWDTIGSLGKFTVAIYIGLALVLFGVYPVLVRSHGLSVKQYFSGAWPAIQLAFVSRSSIGTLPLTQRVTERNLGVPRGYASFAVPLGATTKMDGCAAIYPAVAAIFVAQFFGIQLDFSQYLLIALVSVLGSAATAGTTGAVVMLTLTLSTLGLPLAGVGLLLAIDPILDMGRTAVNVAGQALVPTIVAKRQGILDETLYNAPRTGEAFREEEAPAAVDRELAESKA